Within Spodoptera frugiperda isolate SF20-4 chromosome 22, AGI-APGP_CSIRO_Sfru_2.0, whole genome shotgun sequence, the genomic segment taatatatttttggtatttgttaAATAGTTACTTGGTAGctagttttttctttttagtttattttgagCTACTTCATTGGTCAACACTCTTTAGATTTGATTCCAAAGTTGAACAATACAGAGTAAAATATTCTCTTACTACAAATCTTTAGTATTTTACGTATACTACTTActtactagctggcccggcaaacttcgtaccgccttaaacatatttttctcaccttttaaaccttccctggacttccacaaatcattcaagatcaaaatattgaacagcaattgatttaacataatataaagctgaagtgtgTGTTTGAACGAGCatatctctggaactactggtccgaatttaatcattatttttgtgttgaatagtctatttatcgaggaaggttaacTATAacctataggctataaaacatcacgctacaaccaAATGGGGCCGAGCAGATTAGGTGAAACCGCTCGAAAATAGAGTTCTATAATATTgctattttataagatttttctaATTTTGAAATTTCTATATTTTGCTGTTGACCAATTaggtagttaatttaatttttatagtatgtgcatttaaattaaaaactcaatGTAAGTGCCTAATAAtagttacattgtttattttgttaaaaataacactCTTGCgcacattacaataaaatcaaaaacttAAATTTTGAACACTTTACTAGGTTTTAAGACTGATgcttaaaaatatttggaaataaaGGTTTTATGTGTATATAACTGAAGtatggatattttatttaaatacaagcGTAAATATGCTAGTTCTTATGGTTATTGAAATAAGGTTCTTTTTACAATAGCAAAAGCCTGCTTccaagttattattaaattaggtTAGTACATAAAGATCcgttaacattaatttaattatatttgaaatgtaGTTAAGAGACACTGTTACTAAAAATTTGAATCGactgactcgggaatcgaacccgagactccacAATGAGCAGTCGATTTGTGGCAGCGACTATtcaaccaaaaataaacaaaatattattggaatAAAAATGCGTTCTCCATCTCTCATTTgtaagtacttacctatttttataaatcaaattattatttatttatgtgaacttacaaataaatacatttagtacataatagtaattattatattataattattaattaattcatataattatatgaaagttatacatataggtacataatttatttcaatagcgACCATTTTAATTGCTCCTTCGCCGATTGTAACACCTGGAAATAAGAAAAATCTAACATAGgtattatattacataacattacgctttttatccctATGAGGGTAGGCAGGGGTGCATGCCTAACACTATTATAAACTCATCACCATATAGGTACATCAAGTCTTGCTGTGctcatatttttacttaaaagagcatttttataaatcaatgGTATTAATTTACTTCGTATTATAACattcgtgtgacatactaaattatgtattttggcTTATTGTAGCAGCAacacagtcgccgcgtcgtgtgtcgcggaatgctgctcatgaatatgagcctctaggatggcttgaaactagtcgagttcctcgtcaaataaataAGTGACTGAGCcgaaaagtataataattattaatttacttcgtcagggaatcgaacccgagatctcgTTTGAAGTTGTGTAAGCTCTCTATTTTATGGCATTAGTGTATTTGTACCATTTACACCTATTTAGGTACAAATAGGGATTTGGAATAActttaaatttttcaaaataatatggGACTATATCGCCTTTTATTCTCTGATGAGGTAAGCAGGAAACGTACCTACTTGTAGTATGCCTACTATTATATTTACCAGATATAAAGATATGATTTACGAAAAACCCAAAAATGTGATGGCTTTAGTTTTAGAGGCCCGCTTCTCAAGCATGAGAGGCTAAGCATATGAGCTACCAACgaacggcaaataccaatgtgactttttcctagttatatgtactttctaagataatttagacaccactgacaaacggtgaaggaaaacatcgtgaggaaacctggtcttataatttctaattacaagtttgaaatcgccaacccgcattgagcaagtatggtgattaatgctcaaactttctccatttgagaagaggctttggtcagcagtggccactaataggctgttaatgtgtaTATGACTTAACCAGATCTGAGATTCGAAAACTGGGGGTAATTTAATAACCTTTACTCCTTCAAGCTGGTTAAGtatttaggtacaaaataattagTCTGATTTTTAAAAGCTAGATTTAGAATAGACTTAAATCAGTTACAGGGGGGGGAGGGGTTTAAAAATCTACTGCGTTACCTAATACTTGAACGCCCCCTAACATTAAAAAGAatgataaaacataaatactaagaaattactttaaaactaaGTTAATTTTAAGGTATAAGTAATGTATTGGTTTCTgttaaattatcaaaaaaataactacTGTACGAATGAAATTCAACCTTATGCTGACTAAATTACAGTCTAATTTACCATTTAAATTGAGAAAATCTTTGCACCTTCAACCAATGAAAAAAAACTAATGCATAATGAAAATtacaagcaaaaataaaaatcaaaaatgacatatcaatttaaaaaaaatacaagcgTCCAATACAAAGCGATATACAGCCAATGAAAGGGTTGCcaatgagaaaaaataaaatgaaaaaaataatgttagtaaataactttttttaataagcaaCTAAAtaactactattttttttacatataacaTCGTACGTATTCACAACTATGTATTTGCCCCGTATTCGCTTACATATTCATTATGTTCTGTAGAATctgaaattttcaataaataaaaaatcgtttcaatattaaaaaaaaaaacaaaaaaaaaaactaaaaaaaaatctaaaaattttCCCCGTgaaagtgatttaaaaaaatcgtgaatctaatgaatatataaaacaatattattatcccatgttaattaataataaaaaaatacttaattattaatgttatttaaaaaaaataaactgcacCAAATTACACACAATGAGTAAAACAAACCActcaaaaacagaaaaataaaataaaatgtaagtatttcaaaatatgtatttattcaataaaaaaaaactataaaatataaatacttaaacaaaaatgtaattattattcattttaaatgaaatttaaactacaaaaaatatataaaataacttgtattatctaaataattatactatttttatgttaataacattatttagtttttttagttattataataatgtatttttatttatttaataatatacctactataatgGGCAAACAGGAATATATTTTCGGTTGACTATCAACCAAACAACTAACctactattataaaaataaaagtaaaaacataattCGATAAAATTATATGTGTTCGCATATGAAAGAGTGCAGgtgacaattaaaaaatatagcttgcaaaatcaacaaaaataaatgataaaataaaacctgaAAGCTTTGTGCTCTTTTAGACAAAATAGTGaagttaaaaaactaaaaacttgaGTCTCTCGCCAAATACCAATATAGTGCTTGTCTACTCAGAGAGTAGGAAACTCAAtgcattttttaaggggggaaaatcatccaattacttctccagccttgggtgaggcgagagagagtatcagactcttacttactaagaACCAcgctactgggccctatctgtggtacTTTGAAGGCTTTTTGACGcgcgcccggagtgtctctcgcgacggctggtgcgtgaggaggttcgttccctcaggcatcccgcctcctccttagctaacATAACTGATTCGCAGAAGGAAGAAACTCAATGCAATGGGTTCACACTCCAAAGCCGGggactacctagcagatttaccggggctccggcagaaagcaggagtaggaacagggtggtttttagtcagaatgTGTCTGACGCTCCCTTTTACCGCAACCAAGAGGGGAGTAGTGGATGaataccccctcaaaaaaggggataacaatgacaactgtcaaaattgACGTCAATCCcaaacaatttagttttttactcTATAAGTAGACAAGCGCTTAAtagcaaggctcggataccggttaaattttcaaaccgttattatgtacttgtacgcaaaacctttacattgggtttcgttcgcgaaaccggtttttttaaaccggtatttggaacagtattttcataaaggttttttcggattaaacggtttagagcaataaaaaccggttaatacgacgcacatcaaagaaacgccgcgcgctgtttagattatattcaataataatatttcaacgcgtgtaccgacatgtccctcgtcgaataaaccggttaatttaggttaaataaagttctttaaatgttcacgttcttaagaaaagttcggaggaaaaccgatataaaccggtattaaccggtattttttaaaccggttccgagccttgcttAATAGTATTGGCTACAACAGTTAACCAATTGTATTGTTCTTAGGTAATAGCGcaaagcgttttttttttcatgttcaTAGCTGTGCGGtgcatataaaatgaaatgtgaatatttttcagtaacaaaaagaaaactagTCGACtcttgataaaaaaattaaccttTCTTATAACTTTCAACCAATCCTGATTTTACCTGGGTACTTATTCCCTGACTCTCTCAGTgactatgtttttaaaacaatagtcCCGATACTACATACATACCAAAAAAGAATCATCCAAATTGGTGCAACCATTCAAGAGTTATATCCATCCATACATTTTGAtgacacattatttatttactttaaaatatattatcccTTCATTCACCCCTATCAGACTTCATCACATCACATGACCTCATAAATCACACAAATTCTAATCATCAGCTATTTGTCAATCTAACACTTTCATAGAGATCACAAATAATTTCATCGAATCCAACAAATTATCGACATCGACATACAACGTTAGAACGGTGGTACAACACTACAAAGTTGTTAGATACaggaaaaaaaatagaaattaatacaCAACAAAGACCCCCACCAAATGGCGTTACTAAGACGTCTTTTTTGTAGAGAATCGATTAATCGGATGAAAATAATCGATTAATCGGACTAAGAATCGATTTTACCGATTAATCggtggatattttttttacgattttcCGTATCTATCAACCAGAAACCATACCCAGTGCAGACAAACAGACTACCAGAACATTTTATTGACTTGTTCCATTACCTGTGCAACGGTTTGCTCGCCTAGCGGCACATCTTCGGTCCGTAGTGCTGCGCGTCCTACTATCGATGTTGGGTCGGTGTCCAGAATCACTCTGGAATAAAAGTGGAAATGGAATTAAAGTATGGTAGTTTAAATGGTCGAGTGATCATAAGCGTCACCTcggtaagggtgcttttccaccagagatgtgatacGCTACGTTGCtattatgctacgttgctgtggatgcgtttgggttCCACCAGTCatacattggtacacatagcttagcactggtagaaacggactcagctaagctatgcctttatatggaaagatgcgtgctatggatgtaaACTAAGGCATAGTTGTAATGTTTTTAACAAAGAAACGgcgagttttaatttttttaaggcaTTTGATTTTTCTCTAATTTGTAGGGGTGTCTATTGGGAGCGCCAAAAACATTAAACCGACACATTCCAACTCACAAAACATATTGAATCAGTGGATACCTTTTAAGCGAAAGtccattatataaaataataacataatagagATAAAGCAtacaaaataatagaaaatgcaTCTCACCCGCCATCACAGATCTCATCGAAGGCCAGCATCACAGCGTCCAGGTTGTCCAGCAGCACTCTCCTCTCGACGTTCCTCCTCAGTAGAATACTGACTGACTCGTACAGGGTGTTCAATACTGATTGGAGGATTAGCTGCAATTAATGGAATAAATAATCGataaattttttatattgtagggTTTTAAATCTAATTTGCTACTGAATAAAGCCGAAAATAGAATACTTTATaggtgtgggagaaccatgtaaatgtgggagagtcatgcttcgacgaatgggccggctcgaccggagtgataccacggcctcacagaaaaccgacttggaCAACACTATTGTGTGAGTGCAGTCACCGGAGGCCGAATTACCCAcgacaatccttaaattcctaactcccaaaaggacaatgcacttgtaacgccttttatGTTTCGGGTATCcttgggcggcagcgattgcttaccatcaggtgatccatctgctcttttacaggcttataccataaaaaatatgcatctcatcatcatcagctggatATCCACTGCATCAATAAAGGCTTCTCTCTCATAGATggcataaaatgaaataatatgaaaatgcaATGTTACCTCATTCTCATGTGAGCTGCCCATTACATAGAAGAATAGATCCACATTGCTCTTGTACACACAGGTCAGACCTTCCAGCATTATGATCTCCGCGTTTGctctgaaaaacaaaatacataatgtcaaagtcaaagtcatttatttcaaatagaccaggatggcacttttgaacgtcaaagcaaatataataatattaataactgtcTGTTGGTCAATATTGAAGAATATTAACATTGGGGCAACACATGACAAgtaacagatgacagaagtcgcacatagatgaTCGACAGTAAAAAATCTATGGAAGATAGTTATCTCAAAAATCCAACATGTGaaatttacatgcgaataaacattaTGGACACAAAATCCTAACAAACAACAGTAGGAagtattactttgtttttttcagtaaatatttcagtagtagcatggagtctggaattgtgcccagtatatggcaataggctcaccccctattacatgggacttggtTTAACAATGAACTGGGTTGATGATGAAGTATCAAGCTCACCTGTGTGTCTTGTTGAACAAATTCTTCTCAAATGCCTTCTGCTCCTTGGCTGTCGGCATAATGTCTTTGTCATAATACTTGGCGAGGATCCTGTTGCCATCGTTGTCCAGGATACACATGCCTTTCACTATGTATAGGGTCGGCTCCTGGAATTAGAGAAGtaagagagtgagagagagatagagagagagacaATCAGGTATATTATGTTGCCAaactttttatataacaaactgAAACAGAtagaaagagagagaaagagagacaattaggtacattatgtattgttatcAACATAATCCTAACAGATTGATTAATAAAGGGATACATGAGCCATGGAGCATTGGTAATTTAACCCATAGAACGCCAGGAGTGCAGATCTATATGAGACACTAtgttgtgttttctattgtgtctcttaCACTGGCATATACGAGGTCAATCCTACTACACTGTAGTATTATAcctaaatgcgaaagtttgtttgttacgtcTTACATGTCAAAACTGCTGAAGAGATTGGGATGAAAGGAACaaaagggtagattatggtttggaataaaacataggccactttttatCTATGGAACGTGGCGACGctgctagcagaagctagttttaattacctaagtaattatgtcttatattttaattccaTAATGTACTTAGATTGTATATTGCAGGACAATCAAAATGATATAAGATTAACAGTACCTAACTCTTTTTCTAATTGGAAATCCTCCCCCCAAGGCTACCCATTGACTGGATtttttataggtacatacatctTTAGTATCGTCTGTAACGAATTTAAGAtacaaattgataattaatCTACACAA encodes:
- the LOC118279950 gene encoding coatomer subunit zeta-1 isoform X1 — translated: MVHTTMEGSLFEPTLYIVKGMCILDNDGNRILAKYYDKDIMPTAKEQKAFEKNLFNKTHRANAEIIMLEGLTCVYKSNVDLFFYVMGSSHENELILQSVLNTLYESVSILLRRNVERRVLLDNLDAVMLAFDEICDGGVILDTDPTSIVGRAALRTEDVPLGEQTVAQVLQSAKEQLKWSLLK
- the LOC118279950 gene encoding coatomer subunit zeta-1 isoform X2, encoding MVHTTMEGSLFEPTLYIVKGMCILDNDGNRILAKYYDKDIMPTAKEQKAFEKNLFNKTHRANAEIIMLEGLTCVYKSNVDLFFYVMGSSHENELILQSVLNTLYESVSILLRRNVERRVLLDNLDAVMLAFDEICDGGVILDTDPTSIVGRAALRTEDVPLGEQTVAQILQNIMNM